A window of Sulfurimonas gotlandica GD1 contains these coding sequences:
- a CDS encoding N-acetyltransferase: MINYQKAKLSDIKNMQELVLPEIESGIILNRSNDEVATNIRSYTLCFKDGELIGFCALHIHTEYLAEIRSLIVKEGFRGQKTGENLVKTCLVEAQNLGLQKVLCLTYRQPFFERLGFVEIPKESLPEHKIWADCIKCKHFPVCNEVSLIKTL; this comes from the coding sequence ATGATTAATTATCAAAAGGCAAAGCTTAGCGACATAAAAAATATGCAAGAGCTTGTTTTACCTGAAATTGAATCTGGAATTATTTTAAATAGAAGTAACGATGAAGTTGCTACAAATATCAGATCATATACTCTGTGTTTTAAAGATGGAGAACTAATTGGTTTCTGCGCACTGCATATTCATACGGAATATCTTGCAGAAATCAGATCTCTAATTGTCAAAGAAGGCTTTAGAGGGCAAAAAACAGGTGAAAATTTAGTTAAAACTTGTCTTGTTGAAGCTCAAAACCTAGGACTTCAAAAAGTTCTATGTCTTACATATAGACAACCTTTCTTTGAGAGATTAGGTTTCGTTGAAATACCAAAAGAGTCGCTTCCTGAACATAAGATTTGGGCTGATTGTATAAAGTGTAAACATTTTCCAGTATGCAACGAAGTATCTCTAATCAAAACTCTTTAG